A stretch of DNA from Microbacterium croceum:
GGTGCCTTCGACTGCCATCCGGTGATGCCACGTCCACACCGTCTGCCACGGCCCGAACACCGACGGCAGATCACGCCACGCGATCCCACACCGATACCGATAGATGATGCCCTCGACCATCGACCGGGCATCCGAGAACGGCCGCCCCTTCCGACCCGTCGAGCTGGGCAGCATGCCCTCGATCAACAACCACTGAGCATCCGAGAGCAACTGGAAACGCGACACGCCTCAAGCGTCCCAGGCGGCCGCCCATCTACTTATCAGACACCCCTCGGTGAACGCCAATCTGGGTCAGTACACGTGGGCGAGGAGGACGTCGCCCGATCGGCAGCAATGTCGACCACCTGAGCGCACAAAACCAAGTGAAACCGCCACATGACTCCTCGTTCGCGCCCGGGCGCCAGGCCTTCGCTGGGCATGACCTACCGCATCAGTAGCGCCACCTCACTGACATAGCTAGCAACGAAGGCACCGGCCGCGGTGACCAAGATTCCAACGAGCGGAAGCCACCACCTCGGCCGCCCTGGAAGCAAAAACTGCAGCGCGCCAACGAGTAAGAACAACAAAACCGCGAATGCGGCAAAGATGTTCCCGGTCGCATGCAAGAGTTCGAAATTGCACTGCTGATCACAATGGGGGACGTAGATCCTCTTGAAATAGACGAACGGGATCAGAACCCCTGCCACCGCGAACTGCACTCCCCAAAGCGCCGTGCTAAGCACGCCGCGCCGTGCTTCCCTAGTGGCCATCACTCCTCCACCCTAGAACGCATTTACCATGTACTCCATCCACTGACGAGCGGCCGTCGTGGAGTTCTCGCCGTAAAGGTTGTGAATGTTCATGGCGTTCGAGGCCTTCCCGCGGTTGCAGAAGAAGTCGCCGGAATAGCAGTATGAACGAATCTTATAGACCCAGCCCTGGAAGGAACTACCCATCGGCCAGCCCCATGACCGGTAGGAAGCGTACTGATCCTTGTATGCCTGGATGCCTCCACCCATGAGCCCGTCCGTGTTAGTGGGGGAACCGGGGGCGTTGTATGGCTGGTTGGGGGAGAAGTTCGGATCACCGAATACGACTACGGCCCGAATCGCACTCTTAGCTCTGATGGAGAGATTCGGGGCACCCGAAACCTGAAGGAGTGCGTTTAGTACTACGGCGCCGCCCTGGGAATGTCCTGCGAGGAATATCGCGGGCGTGTACGAGCCGCACTGTTGGACTAGCCAGTTGATCTCGTTGACGAGGTTCGCTCGGCCAACCATCACACTGTTGAAGTAGTTTCCGTCGCCCGAAGCGGGGTAGTTCACCGATGCCACATACATCGGCAGCGGACTACTCGCTTTGAAATGCCATGCCAGAGAAAGCAGCTCGTCTCCATGTCCTCCCGTCGTCCACACTCGATTGCCGTGAGCGAGGCCCGCACCTGCGGCAGCGCCTGTGCCTCGTGCCGTCAGGAGAATGCCAAAGTCGCAGATGCCCGCGCTGGCAGCGTTTGCGGGAGGTGGCCCGACCACTCCCAGCCCGGCCATCATCAGGACTGCCGCGATTCCTCCAACTAGATTCCGAATCCTGTATTTTCTACGCCCAACTTGCGGGCTCGGCTAGCTCGCGGCATGACACAAGAACAAGTAGCTCAATCCGCCCAAATCGACGTGTCGACATATGCACGCATGGAGCGGCGCCTCGACGAGGCGGATGGCCACGGATCCAGAGCCAGCACCATAATGAAAGTTCTGCGCGTCCTCCACGTTCCGGCCGCCCAGATCGAGAGGGTCGCCAACGCCTATTGGTGACGGCAGGGTTTCGTGCTTGACCTTCTCCTCCAGGCTTGCTCGGTCTGCGCCGTCTAGCCTGAGGCGCAGCGGCGTGCGATCTCATGTGCCGGATGAGTCTCATCGAAGGTCCCCGCTCCGACGATGCGGCACCCGAGGCCGTCGCGGACCGCGTTACCGCAAGTGACGGTCACGGCCCCACCCCCGTCTGCATGCAAGAGAATGGAAGGTGATGTCTGAACGCGAATCCCACACCCTCTGGCAAGCAGAACGCCGCGCCTCCGTCACCGGGGCCACCGGCAACCTGGCGCTGATCGAGACCCGCTGGACCGGCGAACGCCCCGATCTGGAAGCCGAGCAGAATGCGGCGCGGGCCGGTGTCACCGTGACGCCGATCCAGCGCACCGACATCGACACCGGCGAAGACCAGCACGGACTGCGTGTCTGGGATGCCGACGCACCCGCGATCCGCGCCTTCGACCGCATCGACACCTACGAGTACGACCCGGCGTGGGTGCTGGAGGGTCACTTCACCCCGGTCGCCGGCGACCGCCGGGTGTCGTTCGAGCACATCCGCGACAACGGCGGAACGCGCGATCTCGTCGTCCCGGGCGACATCCGCCTCACGCTCGACGGACGCGAGTACGACCTGGCGGCGTTCGACGACGGCGGCACGCTGCTGCTCGTCTTCGGCGACGAGACCAACGGATCGGAGACCTACGGCTCCGGGCGTTTCCTGTTCGTGCAGCTGCGCGATGACGAGGGCACCGTCGTCCTCGACTTCAACAGGGCCTTCGTGCCGCCGTGCGGATTCAGCGCGCAGTACAACTGCCCGCTGCCGCCGGCATCCAACCGCTTCCCCCTGCCGATCCGAGCAGGTGAGAAGAACGTCGTCTTCCGCGACGGCTTCGACATCTACGCGGCGTGACGCCGCACACTCTCACCCTGGAGCACTCATGAGAAGAACCCGCATCCTCGGCGCGCTCGGCGCCGTCGCCACGCTCGCCCTCGTGGCCGGCTGCGCGTCCGGCACGGGCGATGACACCACGGCGAGCGAAGACGCCACGATCTTCATCGGTTCGCTGTACGAGCCCAAAAACCTGAGCAACACCCAGGGCGGTGGCCAGGGCGTGACGGAGGCGCTCACCGGGAACGTCTACGAAGGCCTGTACCGGCTCACGGACGACGGCGAGGTCGAGCCGCTGCTCGCCGAAGACGCCCAGGTCTCCGACGACGGCCTGACCTACACGATCACGCTGCGCGACGATGTGACCTTCCACTCGGGCGACCCGCTCACCTCCGCCGACGTGAAGTCGAGCATCGAGGCCGTCACCGCCGAAGACTCGGTGTCGGCTCGCAAGTCGAGCTTCTCGACGATCGCCGACATCGCGACCCCCGACGACCAGACCGTCGTGTTCACGCTGTCGCAGCGGTCGATCTCGTTCCTCTACAACCTCAGCTACGTGTGGATCGTCAACGATGAAGCGGGTGACATCACCGCCGCGGAGGATGGCACCGGCCCCTATACGCTCGACGAGTGGAAGAAGGGCTCGACCCTCACCCTCGAGCGCTGGGACGACTACTGGGGCGAGCCGGCCAAGAACGGCGAGGTCGTCTACACGTACTTCACCGACGCGACGGCCGAGAACAACGCCCTGCTCACCGGCGAGATCGATGTGATCACCAGCGTGCAGAGCCCCGACTCGCTCTCGCAGTTCGACAACGACGACTACGTGATCAGCGAAGGCACGTCGACCACGAAGGAGCTGCTCGCGTTCAACGACCGGGTCGCCCCCTTCGACAACGTCCTGGTGCGCAAGGCGATCTACTCGGCCATCGACACGAAGAAGCTCCTCGAGTCGATCTGGGGCGACTACGGCACGCTGATCGGTTCCATGGTTCCGCCGACCGATCCCTGGTACGAGGACCTCACGAGCGTGAACCCGTACGACATCGACCTGTCGAAGGACCTGCTCGCGCAGGCCGGGTACGCCGACGGCTTCACGTTCACGCTCGACACCCCGAGCTACGACCCGCACCCCGCCGTGGCGGAGTTCCTGCAGTCGCAGCTCGCCGAGGTCGGCATCACGGTCGAGATCAACACGATCAGCGCCGACGAGTGGTACACCAAGGTGTTCAAGGAGCAGGACTTCGAGGCCACTCTCCAGGAGCACGTGAACGACCGTGACGTCGTCTGGTACGGCAACCCCGACTTCTACTGGGGTTACGACGACGCCGACGTGCAGAAGTGGGTCGCCGAGGCCGAGCAGGCAGCGACGACGGATGAGCAGACCGCCCTTCTGAAGCAGGTCAACGAGAAGATCGCCGCGGATGCCGCGAGCGTATGGTTGTACCTGTACCCGCAGATCGTGGTCGCCTCGAGTGACCTCAGCGGGTACCCGGTCAACGGCCTGAACTCGCAGTTCTTCGCCTACGACATCGTCAAGTCCTGACGTGCGAGGGGGATGCCGCGCGTCGGCATCCCCCTCGTCATCCTGAGAAGCCATGCTCGCCTACCTGCTGCGCCGCCTCGCCTTCCTCGTGGTGTCGCTGATCGTCGCGATGATCGCGATCTTCGTGCTGCTGCGCCTGCTCCCCGGCGACCCGGCGAACGCCCTGCTGTCCGTGAACGCCACTCCCGAGCAGATCGCGGCCGCCCGCGAACAGGTCGGCTCCGATCAGCCTCTCCCGCAGCAGTTCACGACCTGGGCGGGACAGCTGCTGCGCTTCGACCTCGGCGAGTCGTTCCTGAGCGGTCGTGCGGTCGGACCCGACATCGCGGACCGCCTGACCGTGACCCTTCCGCTCACTCTCATCGCCTTCACCGTCGCACTGCTCGTCTCGCTCGTGATCGGCATCACCGCCGCGGTGAAGTCCGACCGCTGGTACGGCATCGCGCTCTCGGGTTTCGCGCAGCTCGGCGTCGCCGTCCCCGTCTTCTGGGTCGGCGTCGTGCTCGTGTGGGTGTTCGCACTCGGACTCGGCCTCCTGCCCTCTGGCGGCTTCCCTCGCGATGACTGGGAGGATCCGGCCGACGCATTGCGCTCGCTCGCGCTCCCGGTGATCACGATCGTGATCGTCATGAGCGCCTCACTCAGCCGTTACGTCCGCTCGGCCACTCTCGACGTGATCGGCAGCGACTACCTCCGCACCGCCCGCGCCGGCGGATCCGGCACCGCCGAGGCTCTCCTGCGTCACGGCGTACGCAACGGCGCGGTGCCCGTGGTGGCGGTCCTCGGCATCGAGCTGTCCACGACTCTGCTCGGCGCGGTCGTCGTCGAGAGCGTCTTCACTCTTCCCGGACTCGGGAGTCTGCTGCTGTCGGCCATCGAGCAGCACGACTTCCAGGTCATCCAGGGTGTCCTCGTCATCAGCACGCTGTTCGTGCTGATGGTCGGGTTCGCCGCCGACATCGTGCAGCGCCTGATCGATCCGCGTCTGCGCACGAGCGTCTCGGGGAATCGATGAGCCGCGTCGCCGAACAACTGATCACCGGATCCGTGCCCGTGCGGCGGCGGCCGAAGGCGACCCTGCTGATCGGGCTCGTCCTCACGGGTGCGATCGTGCTCATCGCCCTGGTCTCGCTGTTCTGGCTGCCGTATCCGCTCGCCGACACCAGCGGCAGCCGCCTCGAGGGACCGAGCGCGCTGCACCTGCTCGGCACGGATCGGCTCGGACGCGACCTGCTCTCCCAGCTGATGTGGGGCGCGCGGATCGCCCTCATCGTCGGCACCTGCGCGGTCGCGATCGCCGCGGTGCTGGGCACGATCGTCGGCCTGATCGCCGCGTTCTCCCGACCGTGGGTCGACGACACGCTCTCGGCAGGACTCGACGTCGTGATCGCCTTTCCCGTGCTGCTGTTGGCGATGCTGGTCGTCGCCATCCAGGGCGCGTCACTGTGGTCGGCCGTGCTCGCGATCGGTCTCGCGATGTCGGCGGTGGTCGCGCGGCTCACGCGCATCCTCGCTCGTCGTGTGCTGCAGGAGCAGTTCGTCACAGCCGCCCGCACGAGCGGCACGAGCGTGCTCGGCATCGTCTTCCAGCACGTGCTGCCGAACATCGCGCCGACCCTCGCCGTGAGTCTCGCGCTGCAGTTCGGTGCCGCCGTGCTCGCGGAGGCGAGCCTGTCGTACCTGGGTCTGGGCGCTCCCCCGCCCAACGCATCGTGGGGCCGGATGCTGCAGGAGGCACAGGGCACCGTGCTCACCGCTCCTGTGGGTGCGATCGCTCCCGGTGTCGCGATCATCGCGCTCGTGCTCGGCGTGAACTTCCTCGCCGACGGACTGCGCGACCTGGCCGACCCGACCCGCAGGAGGAGTCGATGAGCCTTCTCGACGTCGCCGGCCTCTCGGTGCGCTCGGCATCCCACGCTCTCGTGCGCGAGGTCTCGTTCTCGCTCGCAGCCGGAGAGCGTCTCGGCCTGATCGGCGAATCCGGTTCCGGCAAGTCGCTCACCTCGCTCGCGGTGACCGGTCTGCTGCCGGATTCGCTCTCGGCGTCGGGCTCGGTGCTGCTCGACGGCCACCAGGTGATCGGAGCCCGGGATGCCGATCTGCGACCACTGCGCGGACCCGTCGCGCAGATCGTGTTCCAGGAGCCACTGACCGCGCTCGACCCGCTGATGCGGGTGGGGCGTCAGATCGCCGAACCGCTGCGCCGCCACCTCGGGCTGCGCGGTCAGGAACTGCGCGCCGCGATCGCCGCTGCGCTCGACGAGGTCGCGCTCTCCGATCCGCGCATCTCGCGCGCGTACCCGCACGAGCTATCGGGTGGCCAGCGACAGCGGGTGGCGATCGCGATCGCCCTCGCGGCCCGCCCGCAGCTGCTCATCGCGGACGAGCCGACCACCGCGCTCGACGTCACCGTGCAGGACAGCGTGCTCACTCTTCTCGAGCGCCTGGTCGCAGAGCGCGGCATGGCGCTGCTGTTCATCAGCCACGACCTGGCCGTGGTCTCGAGCATGGTGGATCGCATCGTCGTGCTGCGCGACGGGCTCGTCGTCGAGGCGGGGCCGGTGGCGCAGGTGCTGCAGGAGCCGGCCGAGCCGTACACGCGGATGCTGGTCGACAGCGCCCGTGCGCTCGATGCGTTCCTCGACGCCGGGGAGGTCGGACCATGACGCTGCTCGAACTGCGCGCGGCCGGATTCTCCTATGGATCGCGCCGCGTTCTCGACGACATCTCGCTGCGCATCGACGAGGGAGACTCGCTGGGCCTCGTCGGTGAGTCGGGGGCCGGAAAGTCGACGATCCTCCGGCTGATGCTCGGCCTCGCCGCCCCGCGTGAGGGACAGGTGCTGTTCGATGGCACCCCGCTCGCTCTGCGCGATCGCGCACAGATGCGTCGGTTCCGCGCGAGCGTGCAGCCGGTGTTCCAGGACCCGTATTCGTCTCTCGACCCCCGCCAACGCATCGACCGGATCATCGGCGAACCACTCCGTTCGCTGGGTCTGGCATCCGGCACCGATGCGCAACGCCGTATCGCCGAGGCGCTCGAGTCGGTCGGGCTGCCCGCCGACACCGCACGCCGGTACCCGCACGAGTTCTCCGGAGGACAGCGTCAGCGCATCGCGATCGCGCGCGCCGTGGTCTCGCGCCCCCGCGTGCTGCTGGCCGACGAGCCGGTCAGCGCCCTCGACGTCACCACGCGCGTGCAGGTGCTCGAGCTGCTCGACCGGCTGCGCCGCGAGAACGGCCTGTCGCTCGTGATGGTGTCGCACGACCTGACAGCGATCGCCTCGGCCTGCGACCGCACCGTCGTGCTGCAGCACGGTCGTGTCGTCGAGCAGGGGGCCACGGCGGCCGTGCTCCATGCCCCGCAGCAGCCTTATACGCGCGCGCTCGTCGACGCCGTTCCGCGGCTGCCGCGCTGAGACCGCGACACATCCCCCGCCGAAGCGAACAAGTCACCCCATATCGGGTGTTTCTGGCCATCGGATAGCCGGGATTCTGGCCACTCTTGGACCGTCGTTCACGCCGACGGCGCGGAGAGCCCGAAGTACGCGAGCTCCGCGTCGTTCAGCATCCGGGACCGGATCAGGAACCGCATCCCCGTCGGCCCCTCGACCGAGAAGCCGGCCCCCCGACCCGGCACCACGTCGATCGTGAGGTGCGTGTACTTCCAGTACTCGAACTGCGACTCCGACATGAACACCTCGACGGGTGCCTCCAGCCCCACGTCGAGCGCACCGAGCAGCACATCGCCGGGCCCCGTGATGAACATGCCCACGGGGTAGCACATGGGCGACGAGCCGTCACAGCATCCGCCCGACTGATGGAACATGAGCGGTCCGTGCTGCACGGTCAGATCACGCACGAGGGATGCCGCCGCATCCGTCACGTCCACGCGCTGGTAGGTGCCGATGCTGACCATGACTGCCGCCTTCCGGGAAGGGAGCCGGGCGGACGCTGAGAATGCAGCGTCCGCCCGGGGATGAACTCAGAAGAAGCCCATCGGGCCTTCCGCGTACGAGACCAGGAGGTTCTTGGTCTGCTGGTAGTGGTCGAGCATCATCTTGTGGTTCTCGCGCCCGACGCCCGACTGCTTGTATCCGCCGAACGCGGCGTGCGCCGGGTACTGGTGGTACGTGTTCGTCCAGACGCGACCGGCCTCGATCGCGCGGCCGGCGCGGTAGGCGGTGTCGCCGCTGCGGCTCCAGACACCGGCACCGAGGCCGTAGAGCGTGTCGTTGGCGATCGAGATCGCGTCGTCGAAGCCGTCGAACGAGGTCACGGAGAGCACCGGCCCGAAGATCTCCTCCTGGAAGATGCGCATGTCGTTCGTGCCCTCGAACACGGTCGGAGCGACGTAGTATCCCTCGCTCAGGTCTCCGCCGAGATCGACCCGCTCACCGCCGGTGAGCAGGCGGGCGCCGCCCTGCTTGCCGATGTCGATGTAGCTGAGGATCTTCTCGAGCTGGTCGTTCGAGGCCTGCGCGCCGATCATGGTCGCCGGGTCGAGCGGATTGCCCTGCACGACCTTCTTGACCCGCTCGAGTCCATCGGCGAGGAAACCGTCGTAGATCGAGCGCTGGATCAGTGCGCGCGAGGGGCAGGTGCACACCTCACCCTGGTTGAGCGCGAACATCGTGAAGCCCTCGAGCGCCTTGTCGTAGAACGGGTCGGAGGTGGAGCGGGCGACGTCCTCGAAGAAGACGTTCGGGCTCTTGCCTCCGAGCTCCAGCGTCACGGGGATCAGGTTCTGCGAGGCGTACTGCATGATCAGGCGGCCGGTCGTCGTCTCGCCCGTGAAGGCGACCTTGCGGATGCGCTTGTGCTGAGCCAGCGGAGCGCCCGCCTCGATGCCGAAGCCGTTGACGATGTTCACGACGCCGGCCGGCAGCAGGTCGCCGATGATGTCGAACAGGAACAGCAGCGATGCCGGCGTCTGCTCGGCCGGCTTGATGACGACGCAGTTGCCCGCGGCGAGCGCCGGGGCCAGCTTCCATACCGCCATCAGGATCGGGAAGTTCCAGGGGATGATCTGGCCGACCACGCCCAGCGGCTCGTGGAAGTGATACGCGACGGTGTTCTCGTCGAGCTGGCTGATGCCGCCCTCCTGCGCCCGCAGCACGCCGGCGAAGTAGCGGAAGTGGTCGACCGCGAGGGGGATGTCGGCGGCCAGCGTCTCGCGCACCGGCTTGCCGTTCTCCCAGGTCTCGGCGATGGCGATCTCCTCGAGGTGCTGCTCGATGCGGTCGGCGATCCTGTTGAGGATCACGGAGCGCTCGGCCGGGCTCGTCTTGCCCCAGCCCGCGAATGCCTGCCAGGCGACATCGACCGCGCGGTCGATGTCTTCCACGGTTCCGCGGCCGACCTCGGTGAACGGCTTGCCGTTGACGGGACTGACGTTCTCGAAGTACTGGCCTTTGACCGGCTCTACGAACTCGCCGCCGATGTAGTGGCCGTAGCGAGCGCGGTAGTTCGCAAGGGCCCCCGGCTGCCCCGGGGCCGTGTAGGCGGTGGACACGTCTTCTTCGACGATGGTCATCGTGACTCCTTCGACCGGCCGCGCGTCGGTGCTGCGGCGTGTCCTCCGAAGGTAGGTCGCGGGAGGTTGCACCCGGGTGCGCAACGTTGCAAGCAGTTGCAGTCGGTCCCGGCGCTACTCGGCTCGCTCGATGCGGGCGACCAGGCTGGCGCGCTTCGGCGACCGGGCGGGCAGCATCTCGAGCGCCAGGCGCAGGATCTCGACGTCAGCCTGCCCCTCGGGGATCTCGGCATAGGCCAGCAGCACATCCAGGCTCGCCTCCGACAGCATCGCCTCTCGAAGACCGGCGCGCACCGACTCACGGAACTCCTCGACGCCGGGTGAGGTCGATTCCGGCAGCACGGGTCCGCGGTAGGCCGTCAGCGCCACGCGGTGCGCTCCGCGGTCGAGCAGCGAGAGCACATCGTGCGCATCGGTGTCGAGCGGCAGCGGCAGCCGATAGGGACGCGATTCGGGCACCAGGTCGGGGGCCGCGCGCTCGAGCACCTTGCGCAACCGCACCATCTCGGGGCGCAGAGTGTCGGGAGAGACCCCGGGGCCGTAGACCAGCTCGCACAGACGCTCGGCCGAGAGTCCCTGCCGGTGCACCGCGAGCATCAGCAGGATGGCGGCGTGCCGGGCGCTGAGCTCGATCATCGACTCCTCGTGCGCGGACTCGGTCTCGAGCCGCGCCCGATCGCGCCCCAGCACGTGCAGCGTCGCCCGGGCGGTGGCGCGGGTGCGGGAGGCCGCCGCATGAGGGCGAGACGGCGTCTCGGCCCGTGAGCGCAGCCGTGCCACCAGAAGCTCGGATTCCACGGCGCGAGCGGTCGCATCGACCAGGAGTCGGGCCTGCGGGCTGACGACCTCTGAACCGCCGGTGATGTCGATCACGCCGAGCACGCGCTTCGTCTCGGGGTCCCGCACCGGAGCCGCCGAGCACGACCACGGGTGCACGAGCCGGTTGTAGTGCTCGGCACCGCGGATCTGCACTGACTGACCGAGTGCGAGGGCGGTGCCGGGGGCGGTCGTGCCGACGGCGTCCTCCGCCCAGTTCGCGCCGGCGACGAACCCCATCCCGTCGGTGAGGGACTGCAGCTGCCGGTCGCCCTCGATCCACAGCAGGCGCCCGGCCTGGTCGCCGACCGCGATGACGACCCCGTTGTCTTCGGCGTCGCCCGGCAGCAACAGCGCCCGGATCATGTCCATCGCGGAGGCCAGGGGATGAGCGAGGCGATAGGTCTCGAGCTCCTCGCTCACGAGCTCGATCACGGGCGCGGCCTCGGGGCCGACGCGACGACGCCACGACCGCTCCCATGACTCCCGCACGAGAGGGCGCACGTGCGCGAGACGCTGGTCGTCGAGGTTGCCCGCCAGCAACTCCTCGTGCGCACGCTCGATGAGGAGACGGGAGGTCGCAGGCTGGACGTCCCGGGAGTCGTGCCACAAGGCAGACACGGCAGTCTCCGATCATCAGCGGTGGAGCGTCCTGCCAGTGTACGACGCTGACGCGGCGAGGCACAGAGCGCGGATCACCCGATCGGCGTCGAATCCGCAGCACCCCGGAAGTGAGGGAAACCGCGATGCTGCGTTGCGTCCGAATCGGTCGCAGCACTAGACCAGCAAGAGCAGGGTCGGAGGGGATGTGCAGACGGGGTCATCGGCGATCCGCGCCGATCGTAGACACCGTGGCGCGAGGAGGATGTCGCGCAGAGCCGTGCTCCTCGCGCAGACGTTCGTCTTCGCGATCCTTCTCGCCGTCACGCTGGTGGGCGCTCTGACGTTCGCGGGTGCCGAGAACGAGCGCGGCGTCCTCGGCATGCTGAAGCGTCCGGTCGCCGATGAGATCGCCGATCGCGTGCTCAGCGGAGACTCCCGCCCGCTGGGACGACCGCTGTCCCTGTACGCCGTCGTCGATGCCACCGGCGACATCATCGCGGCGGAGGGTCCTGACGGCGAGGGAGCGATCGGGCGACACGTGGACGGGCTCGGCAACGAGCCGGGGGCATCGACCGGACCGGGATTCTCGTTTCCGCTCGCACGCGGAGGCTGGTTGTTCGTCGAGATCGATCAGCGCTGGCTCGGCAGTCGGGTGATGGGCATCGCCCTGCCCGTCTCGCTCTTGATCATCGGGGCGGCCGCGCCCTCCTTCATCCTGCTGCGTGTGCTGTCGGTGCGCATGACTCGCGCGGCGTACCGCATGGAGCCGGAGCAGGTCGACCAGATCGTGCGCGAAAGGGCGACGCTGCTGGAGAGCATCGC
This window harbors:
- a CDS encoding cutinase family protein; protein product: MNYPASGDGNYFNSVMVGRANLVNEINWLVQQCGSYTPAIFLAGHSQGGAVVLNALLQVSGAPNLSIRAKSAIRAVVVFGDPNFSPNQPYNAPGSPTNTDGLMGGGIQAYKDQYASYRSWGWPMGSSFQGWVYKIRSYCYSGDFFCNRGKASNAMNIHNLYGENSTTAARQWMEYMVNAF
- a CDS encoding helix-turn-helix domain-containing protein, with the translated sequence MRARLARGMTQEQVAQSAQIDVSTYARMERRLDEADGHGSRASTIMKVLRVLHVPAAQIERVANAYW
- a CDS encoding DUF1684 domain-containing protein; this encodes MSERESHTLWQAERRASVTGATGNLALIETRWTGERPDLEAEQNAARAGVTVTPIQRTDIDTGEDQHGLRVWDADAPAIRAFDRIDTYEYDPAWVLEGHFTPVAGDRRVSFEHIRDNGGTRDLVVPGDIRLTLDGREYDLAAFDDGGTLLLVFGDETNGSETYGSGRFLFVQLRDDEGTVVLDFNRAFVPPCGFSAQYNCPLPPASNRFPLPIRAGEKNVVFRDGFDIYAA
- a CDS encoding ABC transporter substrate-binding protein, giving the protein MRRTRILGALGAVATLALVAGCASGTGDDTTASEDATIFIGSLYEPKNLSNTQGGGQGVTEALTGNVYEGLYRLTDDGEVEPLLAEDAQVSDDGLTYTITLRDDVTFHSGDPLTSADVKSSIEAVTAEDSVSARKSSFSTIADIATPDDQTVVFTLSQRSISFLYNLSYVWIVNDEAGDITAAEDGTGPYTLDEWKKGSTLTLERWDDYWGEPAKNGEVVYTYFTDATAENNALLTGEIDVITSVQSPDSLSQFDNDDYVISEGTSTTKELLAFNDRVAPFDNVLVRKAIYSAIDTKKLLESIWGDYGTLIGSMVPPTDPWYEDLTSVNPYDIDLSKDLLAQAGYADGFTFTLDTPSYDPHPAVAEFLQSQLAEVGITVEINTISADEWYTKVFKEQDFEATLQEHVNDRDVVWYGNPDFYWGYDDADVQKWVAEAEQAATTDEQTALLKQVNEKIAADAASVWLYLYPQIVVASSDLSGYPVNGLNSQFFAYDIVKS
- a CDS encoding ABC transporter permease, yielding MLAYLLRRLAFLVVSLIVAMIAIFVLLRLLPGDPANALLSVNATPEQIAAAREQVGSDQPLPQQFTTWAGQLLRFDLGESFLSGRAVGPDIADRLTVTLPLTLIAFTVALLVSLVIGITAAVKSDRWYGIALSGFAQLGVAVPVFWVGVVLVWVFALGLGLLPSGGFPRDDWEDPADALRSLALPVITIVIVMSASLSRYVRSATLDVIGSDYLRTARAGGSGTAEALLRHGVRNGAVPVVAVLGIELSTTLLGAVVVESVFTLPGLGSLLLSAIEQHDFQVIQGVLVISTLFVLMVGFAADIVQRLIDPRLRTSVSGNR
- a CDS encoding ABC transporter permease, yielding MSRVAEQLITGSVPVRRRPKATLLIGLVLTGAIVLIALVSLFWLPYPLADTSGSRLEGPSALHLLGTDRLGRDLLSQLMWGARIALIVGTCAVAIAAVLGTIVGLIAAFSRPWVDDTLSAGLDVVIAFPVLLLAMLVVAIQGASLWSAVLAIGLAMSAVVARLTRILARRVLQEQFVTAARTSGTSVLGIVFQHVLPNIAPTLAVSLALQFGAAVLAEASLSYLGLGAPPPNASWGRMLQEAQGTVLTAPVGAIAPGVAIIALVLGVNFLADGLRDLADPTRRRSR
- a CDS encoding ATP-binding cassette domain-containing protein, with amino-acid sequence MSLLDVAGLSVRSASHALVREVSFSLAAGERLGLIGESGSGKSLTSLAVTGLLPDSLSASGSVLLDGHQVIGARDADLRPLRGPVAQIVFQEPLTALDPLMRVGRQIAEPLRRHLGLRGQELRAAIAAALDEVALSDPRISRAYPHELSGGQRQRVAIAIALAARPQLLIADEPTTALDVTVQDSVLTLLERLVAERGMALLFISHDLAVVSSMVDRIVVLRDGLVVEAGPVAQVLQEPAEPYTRMLVDSARALDAFLDAGEVGP
- a CDS encoding ABC transporter ATP-binding protein, which gives rise to MTLLELRAAGFSYGSRRVLDDISLRIDEGDSLGLVGESGAGKSTILRLMLGLAAPREGQVLFDGTPLALRDRAQMRRFRASVQPVFQDPYSSLDPRQRIDRIIGEPLRSLGLASGTDAQRRIAEALESVGLPADTARRYPHEFSGGQRQRIAIARAVVSRPRVLLADEPVSALDVTTRVQVLELLDRLRRENGLSLVMVSHDLTAIASACDRTVVLQHGRVVEQGATAAVLHAPQQPYTRALVDAVPRLPR
- a CDS encoding DUF779 domain-containing protein, which codes for MVSIGTYQRVDVTDAAASLVRDLTVQHGPLMFHQSGGCCDGSSPMCYPVGMFITGPGDVLLGALDVGLEAPVEVFMSESQFEYWKYTHLTIDVVPGRGAGFSVEGPTGMRFLIRSRMLNDAELAYFGLSAPSA
- the exaC gene encoding acetaldehyde dehydrogenase ExaC, which encodes MTIVEEDVSTAYTAPGQPGALANYRARYGHYIGGEFVEPVKGQYFENVSPVNGKPFTEVGRGTVEDIDRAVDVAWQAFAGWGKTSPAERSVILNRIADRIEQHLEEIAIAETWENGKPVRETLAADIPLAVDHFRYFAGVLRAQEGGISQLDENTVAYHFHEPLGVVGQIIPWNFPILMAVWKLAPALAAGNCVVIKPAEQTPASLLFLFDIIGDLLPAGVVNIVNGFGIEAGAPLAQHKRIRKVAFTGETTTGRLIMQYASQNLIPVTLELGGKSPNVFFEDVARSTSDPFYDKALEGFTMFALNQGEVCTCPSRALIQRSIYDGFLADGLERVKKVVQGNPLDPATMIGAQASNDQLEKILSYIDIGKQGGARLLTGGERVDLGGDLSEGYYVAPTVFEGTNDMRIFQEEIFGPVLSVTSFDGFDDAISIANDTLYGLGAGVWSRSGDTAYRAGRAIEAGRVWTNTYHQYPAHAAFGGYKQSGVGRENHKMMLDHYQQTKNLLVSYAEGPMGFF
- a CDS encoding GAF domain-containing protein, with the translated sequence MSALWHDSRDVQPATSRLLIERAHEELLAGNLDDQRLAHVRPLVRESWERSWRRRVGPEAAPVIELVSEELETYRLAHPLASAMDMIRALLLPGDAEDNGVVIAVGDQAGRLLWIEGDRQLQSLTDGMGFVAGANWAEDAVGTTAPGTALALGQSVQIRGAEHYNRLVHPWSCSAAPVRDPETKRVLGVIDITGGSEVVSPQARLLVDATARAVESELLVARLRSRAETPSRPHAAASRTRATARATLHVLGRDRARLETESAHEESMIELSARHAAILLMLAVHRQGLSAERLCELVYGPGVSPDTLRPEMVRLRKVLERAAPDLVPESRPYRLPLPLDTDAHDVLSLLDRGAHRVALTAYRGPVLPESTSPGVEEFRESVRAGLREAMLSEASLDVLLAYAEIPEGQADVEILRLALEMLPARSPKRASLVARIERAE